A genomic segment from Conger conger chromosome 2, fConCon1.1, whole genome shotgun sequence encodes:
- the LOC133121310 gene encoding sterile alpha motif domain-containing protein 9-like, which translates to MLKKYFFCFNLVEGHNCQPVEKWKDCDVSSWLKSIGVKENYIKKMNEKEVSGQVLLGLTKNYLKKEIGMKSGQAHLIIQKRNALIESSRVQEPQKALKKRKGGDEKEQQSIGSHDTDAGPTQVPPDPENKSHQEQSVSVLSTKMDCKPRPVGKKGSECTYLQHSVLLPESGVSDLITPCHEYKSLAIAATLCRQSLQAMFAREVFKFGSACMNMRSNGTIHFGVMDSKCDTSFVHGEVIGVPVKEKDMYIDAFDHIERSFSKQNSEHVRRCIHEPEFIKVGNCTEEHYVIEVDIVPEISIVKNRVYPVCLPNFQKASNKVEFEKKISYERIGAKTEPVSDHDMFYQHIKDRDARREKAEQSCLINTPNIVQNLGRKLEKLVTGGKKVIDKDQWYILVTNKFESEHLSSIDFIVNMKIFCVFDFDPDSNLSGLCKKYHDHHAPNLHFLHSYKISSEMNISEFASHLNLFEQVSWIFCNGRNGYRGNETPCDEMTWIKTAKTLLKEAVSVICKQVLPPGTFSVIFLLTSPVELPMVHTFYEFYSEMQGHEDIICISESEENHTTWTGYAQISCSPETINNKSVVGMKMSHVNATVQHVQPHTVNSRHLPTHSNAMCLLETTEEERMSSLEILCVDQCDDSTGVFEDEKEKVEMQFYRGGKVSWVNFWLAENQMVGKFIQRDTYKEISKCLNDTPRWSKDQMHVNSINMYHHPGSGGSTVARHVLWNNRKDLRCGVVKASFPVTRVADHAVKLREYEEKDPQKCLPVLLLVEDCENDYLDSLRNELEVAMKAKKINQGILCFVVLSCRQSHDPEKMCKDSPLQNFAVTHKLSEGEKKQFALKMTELKEQHPPEHLLTFVLMSKEFDREYVTKFVTDLLEGIDHSSVSTRLILYVALLNTHVQNSYLTQSHCEVLLLLSMHLNKTPETLRKRDDTFSRHLFESSLSEQAKLLFIHLRNEKTNIKCIRIIHPLVAKELLQQLLWSDVQQSTVAIDLLHEDMLFQNSFGKEDYHKFLRDLCMRRSKISRGDEKDSSFSPLIEHILKAETTERAVEVLQKAYERFGDDAFFAQQLARLHYTEEMFEKAEHWAEIAERKKPNNSFFLDTKGQVYKRWFKAKCKVLEGEITAEGTVGAIGTALKGMQCFRACQTAANTDKENVITGYFAEVDLACDILQLILRVFRNRKEECMQYLLSDHIPEAVKHPWIHFHSELKSIQKNMWQALELISEDLAYFQTATTSGHEPLSTEIKINNPVKWLAKKSSWYGELFGEVPLPRLNQGLLCWMNICSLGGGNMTAVFSLLSEKKRAQLEQIIAAYPCNKHNLDQTEIVTYISSQIALSCLSATSSKPGTLQALQELSRRFQKERGKCSPNFLFLQTLLFWPEDDDNNHDRDAKYEIITAAVGGLKQGYIRKMKDLPQKGKRLFTHFFLGKEKGLSKIVHKSSLEMFNKLLSMSEKKQKWLSGDVWKMREVELLLKRVQGWTKDGKVYIEGAEKKPFMIHALNSDSIPYENENVEFYLGFTFQGPVAHGITISRSSKAR; encoded by the coding sequence atgttgaaaaaatactttttttgttttaatttagtGGAAGGACATAACTGTCAACCAGTTGAAAAATGGAAGGATTGTGACGTCAGCTCTTGGTTGAAGTCCATAGGAGTGAAAGAGAACTACATTAAGAAAATGAATGAGAAGGAAGTTAGTGGGCAAGTTCTCCTGGGACTAACAAAAAACTatctgaaaaaagaaattggaATGAAATCAGGGCAGGCTCACTTGATAATCCAAAAAAGGAATGCGCTGATCGAGTCTTCACGAgtgcaagaacctcaaaaagccctgaaaaagagaaaaggtggAGATGAGAAGGAGCAGCAATCGATAGGCAGTCATGACACAGATGCTGGACCAACACAAGTCCCTCCAGATCCAGAGAATAAGTCACACCAGGAacagtcagtgagtgtgttatctacaaAGATGGACTGTAAACCACGGCCTGTAGGCAAAAAGGGTTCTGAATGTACATACTTACAGCACAGTGTACTTCTGCCTGAATCTGGTGTTTCTGACCTTATCACACCTTGTCATGAATACAAATCGTTAGCCATAGCAGCTACGTTATGCCGTCAAAGCCTGCAAGCAATGTTTGCAAGAGAGGTTTTTAAATTTGGCTCTGCATGCATGAATATGCGGTCCAATGGTACCATACATTTTGGAGTGATGGACAGTAAATGTGACACTAGCTTTGTACATGGTGAGGTAATAGGTGTTCCTGTGAAAGAGAAAGACATGTACATTGATGCATTTGATCACATTGAAAGAAGTTTCTCAAAGCAGAATAGTGAACATGTGCGAAGGTGCATACATGAACCAGAGTTTATAAAGGTTGGGAACTGCACAGAGGAACATTATGTCATAGAAGTTGACATTGTGCCAGAAATAAGCATTGTGAAAAACCGAGTTTACCCTGTCTGTCTACcaaatttccaaaaagcatCAAACAAAGTtgagtttgaaaagaaaatctcCTATGAGAGAATAGGCGCTAAAACAGAACCAGTTAGTGATCACGATATGTTCTACCAACATATTAAAGACAGAGATGCAAGGAGAGAAAAGGCTGAACAGTCTTGTCTGATCAACACACCGAATATCGTGCAAAACCTTGGAAGAAAATTGGAGAAGTTGGTGACTGGTGGAAAAAAAGTCATAGACAAAGACCAGTGGTACATTCTTGTCACTAACAAATTTGAAAGTGAGCATTTGAGTTCCATTGACTTCATAGTGAACATGAAGATATTCTGTGTCTTTGACTTTGACCCTGATTCTAACCTGTCTGGATTATGCAAGAAATACCATGATCACCATGCCCCAAACTTGCATTTCCTGCATAGTTACAAAATTTCAAGTGAGATGAACATCAGTGAATTTGCGAGCCATTTGAACTTGTTTGAACAGGTCAGCTGGATTTTTTGCAATGGACGAAATGGCTACCGTGGAAATGAAACTCCCTGTGATGAAATGACCTGGATCAAGACTGCAAAGACTCTTCTGAAGGAGGCAGTGTCGGTGATCTGTAAACAAGTTCTTCCCCCAGGCACCTTTTCAGTGATTTTTCTTCTCACTTCACCAGTGGAGCTACCAATGGTTCACACTTTCTATGAGTTCTACTCTGAGATGCAAGGCCATGAAGACATCATTTGTATTTCGGAATCTGAAGAAAATCACACCACATGGACAGGCTATGCCCAGATATCTTGCAGTCCCGAGACGATAAACAACAAGAGTGTTGTAGGGATGAAAATGAGCCATGTGAATGCCACAGTACAACATGTTCAGCCTCACACTGTGAATTCCAGGCATTTACCCACCCACAGTAATGCAATGTGTCTGCTTGAAACCACTGAAGAAGAAAGGATGTCTTCCTTGGAGATCCTGTGTGTAGACCAATGTGATGATTCCACTGGTGTCTTTGaggatgaaaaagaaaaagttgaaATGCAGTTTTACAGGGGAGGTAAAGTAAGTTGGGTGAATTTCTGGCTTGCAGAAAACCAAATGGTTGGGAAGTTTATCCAAAGGGACACCTATAAGGAGATTTCCAAATGTCTGAATGACACTCCCAGATGGAGTAAGGACCAAATGCATGTCAACAGCATCAATATGTACCACCACCCAGGAAGTGGTGGGAGCACTGTTGCACGACATGTACTATGGAACAACAGAAAAGATCTAAGATGCGGAGTTGTAAAAGCATCATTCCCAGTGACCCGTGTCGCAGATCATGCTGTAAAACTGCGTGAATATGAGGAAAAAGACCCGCAGAAATGCCTTCCTGTACTCCTCCTGGTGGAGGACTGTGAAAATGACTATCTAGACAGCCTCAGAAATGAATTGGAAGTTGCAATGAAAGCCAAGAAAATCAATCAAGGAATACTGTGTTTTGTTGTTCTGAGCTGCAgacagtcacatgacccagaAAAAATGTGCAAGGACTCACCTTTACAGAACTTTGCGGTGACTCACAAATTATCCGAGGGTGAGAAAAAACAATTTGCCCTGAAAATGACTGAACTTAAAGAACAGCATCCACCGGAGCACCTCTTGACATTTGTGTTGATGAGTAAAGAGTTTGATAGGGAGTATGTTACCAAATTTGTGACTGATTTGCTGGAAGGCATTGATCACTCTTCTGTTTCCACTCGCCTCATTCTGTACGTGGCTTTACTCAACACACATGTTCAAAACTCTTACCTCACTCAGTCTCATTGTGAGGTTCTCTTGCTACTGAGCATGCACCTGAACAAAACACCGGAAACGCTGCGTAAACGCGATGACACATTCTCAAGGCATTTGTTTGAGTCATCGTTAAGTGAACAAGCCAAACTTCTTTTCATACACTTGAGAAATGAGAAGACAAACATCAAATGTATACGCATCATTCATCCATTAGTCGCCAAAGAACTTCTCCAACAGCTTTTATGGAGCGATGTGCAGCAGAGCACTGTAGCCATAGACCTCCTCCATGAAGACATGCTTTTTCAGAACAGTTTTGGAAAAGAGGATTACCACAAATTTCTGCGGGATCTTTGCATGAGGCGCAGCAAGATCAGTAGAGGTGATGAAAAGGACAGTTCCTTTTCACCTCTCATCGAACATATTCTGAAGGCAGAAACCACAGAGAGGGCAGTTGAAGTTCTGCAGAAAGCCTATGAGCGTTTTGGTGACGATGCCTTCTTTGCTCAGCAACTTGCTCGACTGCATTACACAGAAGAAATGTTTGAAAAAGCTGAACACTGGGCAGAGATTGCAGAAcgaaaaaaaccaaacaattcCTTTTTCTTAGACACAAAAGGCCAGGTGTACAAGAGATGGTTCAAAGCGAAATGCAAAGTGCTTGAAGGCGAGATTACTGCTGAAGGCACTGTGGGTGCAATTGGAACAGCACTAAAAGGAATGCAGTGCTTCAGAGCATGCCAGACAGCAGCCAACACAGATAAAGAAAATGTGATCACAGGCTACTTTGCAGAAGTTGACCTTGCATGTGATATTTTGCAGCTCATTTTGCGTGTGTTTCGCAATAGAAAGGAAGAGTGTATGCAGTACCTGCTCTCAGATCACATTCCAGAAGCTGTGAAACATCCCTGGATACATTTTCACAGCGAACTGAAAAGCATTCAGAAAAACATGTGGCAAGCCCTTGAACTGATATCTGAAGACCTAGCATATTTCCAGACTGCCACCACTTCAGGCCATGAACCACTCAGCACTGAAATTAAGATAAACAATCCAGTAAAGTGGCTAGCGAAAAAATCATCCTGGTATGGTGAACTTTTTGGAGAGGTACCATTGCCTAGACTTAACCAAGGTCTGCTGTGCTGGATGAACATTTGCAGCCTTGGTGGTGGTAACATGACTGCAGTCTTTTCACTTTTGTCTGAAAAGAAACGTGCACAGTTAGAACAGATCATTGCTGCTTATCCTTGCAATAAGCATAACTTAGATCAAACTGAAATTGTGACATACATATCGTCACAGATTGCCTTAAGTTGTCTTTCTGCAACTTCCTCCAAACCCGGAACACTTCAAGCCCTTCAGGAACTTAGCCGGAGGTTCCAAAAAGAGAGAGGTAAATGTTCgcctaattttctttttttacaaactcTGCTATTCTGGCCTGAAGATGATGATAACAACCATGACAGAGATGCCAAATATGAAATCATCACGGCAGCTGTTGGTGGTCTCAAACAAGGTTACATCagaaaaatgaaagatttaCCTCAAAAAGGAAAGAGGCTTTTCACTCATTTCTTTCTTGGCAAAGAAAAAGGACTGAGTAAGATTGTTCACAAGAGCAGCCTGGAAATGTTCAACAAACTTCTCTCAATGTCTGAGAAGAAACAGAAGTGGCTAAGTGGAGATGTGTGGAAAATGCGAGAGGTTGAACTTCTGCTGAAACGTGTTCAAGGTTGGACAAAAGATGGAAAAGTCTACATTGAGGGCGCTGAAAAGAAACCATTCATGATACATGCTTTGAATTCAGATTCAATCCCTTATGAGAATGAAAATGTTGAGTTCTACCTGGGTTTTACTTTCCAAGGGCCAGTTGCTCATGGCATTACAATCAGCAGGAGTAGCAAGGCAAGGTAG